The Virgibacillus phasianinus genome includes a window with the following:
- a CDS encoding ABC transporter substrate-binding protein produces the protein MKLWKSALGSLWVIAMVILLVACSNADSTNSKDESKGNDDTSSEADAASDEEVTIVYARGVDTTGANKKLVAAFEKSHPNINVEYREMPADTGQQHDQYVTAFSAQSSEIDVFDADVIWPAEFAQADYALELDRFIKKDGIDMDAYFEGTVASGKFNGKQWAMPKFTDAGVLYYRSDIVEEPPATWDELMEQASSLKGEAGTEFGYIMQAAQYEGLVCNAIEFIASYGGAIIDEENNVVANSPETVKAIKKMKEIVNSDFVPDNILNFMETETETAFIEGKSVFARNWPYMQASAADESRSKVAGNVEITTLPKGDAGNASTLGGWMTMINRYSEHPEAAWEFVKFMTGPEGQKITATEGGSAPTLKALYDDKEVKEASPLFANPEFVKVLESAVPRPVTPIYPKISDIMQIELSKALAGEQTAEETAKNMQTKIESAVSE, from the coding sequence TTGAAATTATGGAAGAGTGCTTTAGGTAGTCTGTGGGTAATCGCAATGGTCATTTTATTAGTAGCTTGTAGCAACGCAGATTCAACTAACAGCAAGGATGAGTCAAAAGGAAATGATGATACTTCATCTGAGGCGGATGCAGCTTCTGATGAAGAAGTTACAATCGTATATGCACGTGGTGTTGACACAACTGGAGCAAATAAAAAACTAGTTGCAGCGTTTGAAAAATCTCACCCAAATATTAATGTGGAATACCGTGAGATGCCTGCTGACACGGGGCAACAACATGATCAGTATGTAACCGCTTTCAGTGCACAAAGCTCAGAAATAGATGTTTTTGATGCAGATGTTATCTGGCCTGCTGAATTTGCGCAAGCGGATTATGCATTAGAACTGGACCGTTTCATTAAAAAAGATGGAATTGATATGGATGCCTATTTCGAGGGGACTGTAGCATCCGGCAAATTTAATGGGAAACAATGGGCGATGCCAAAATTCACGGATGCGGGTGTACTTTATTACCGTTCTGATATCGTAGAAGAACCCCCAGCAACATGGGATGAACTAATGGAACAGGCAAGCTCGTTAAAAGGTGAAGCTGGAACTGAATTTGGTTATATTATGCAGGCTGCTCAATATGAAGGCTTGGTTTGTAACGCAATTGAGTTCATTGCATCATATGGCGGGGCCATTATTGACGAGGAAAATAATGTGGTTGCGAATAGTCCTGAAACTGTGAAGGCTATTAAAAAAATGAAGGAAATCGTAAATTCCGATTTCGTTCCTGATAATATTTTAAACTTCATGGAAACAGAAACAGAAACTGCATTTATCGAAGGAAAATCGGTATTTGCTCGCAACTGGCCGTATATGCAGGCATCTGCAGCTGATGAATCCCGCTCAAAAGTTGCTGGAAATGTAGAAATTACAACACTTCCAAAGGGTGATGCAGGCAACGCATCTACTCTAGGCGGATGGATGACAATGATTAATCGTTACTCAGAGCATCCAGAAGCAGCTTGGGAATTTGTGAAATTCATGACTGGCCCTGAAGGTCAAAAAATCACAGCAACCGAGGGAGGATCTGCACCAACCCTAAAAGCACTTTATGATGACAAAGAAGTAAAAGAAGCTAGTCCGTTATTTGCTAATCCGGAGTTCGTTAAAGTATTGGAAAGTGCTGTTCCAAGACCGGTAACACCAATTTATCCAAAGATCTCTGACATCATGCAAATCGAACTTTCAAAAGCGCTGGCTGGAGAACAAACAGCTGAAGAAACAGCAAAAAATATGCAAACAAAAATTGAAAGTGCGGTAAGTGAATAA